A stretch of Coregonus clupeaformis isolate EN_2021a chromosome 37, ASM2061545v1, whole genome shotgun sequence DNA encodes these proteins:
- the adob gene encoding 2-aminoethanethiol (cysteamine) dioxygenase b — MPRDNMTSIVQKMARQAFVTFRNPSSVGDKAFLGNQCKLQSLMTEIRAADLKIAPRKVDSASTPLPHNPPVTYMHICETDEFSMGVFLLKSGASIPLHDHPGMYGMLKVMYGKVRITCFDRLDKSTSVASDTQFNPPLLPFQRGALRRSILRSVGEFTEENGPCIFTPDRNNLHQIDAVDGPTAFLDILAPPYDPDDGRDCHYYKVLQSASDSRDKKGEAEGQKEVWLMEVSQPSDFWCGGEPYPGPEVNI, encoded by the coding sequence ATGCCTCGAGACAACATGACCTCCATCGTTCAGAAAATGGCCAGACAGGCGTTTGTAACTTTTAGAAACCCATCTTCAGTAGGTGATAAAGCGTTTTTGGGTAATCAATGTAAACTCCAAAGCCTCATGACCGAAATCAGAGCTGCGGATCTGAAGATCGCTCCAAGGAAAGTTGACAGCGCTTCTACGCCTTTGCCACACAACCCCCCGGTCACATACATGCACATATGCGAGACAGACGAATTCAGCATGGGGGTGTTTCTGCTAAAGAGCGGTGCTTCCATTCCCTTGCACGACCACCCGGGAATGTACGGAATGTTGAAAGTTATGTATGGCAAGGTCAGGATCACCTGTTTTGACAGGTTGGACAAATCAACTAGCGTGGCCAGTGATACGCAATTCAACCCTCCCCTGCTACCTTTTCAGAGAGGTGCGCTGAGGAGATCGATACTCAGGTCGGTCGGGGAGTTTACAGAAGAGAACGGACCGTGTATCTTCACCCCTGACCGAAACAACCTTCACCAAATCGATGCTGTCGATGGACCCACAGCTTTCCTCGATATTCTGGCACCCCCATATGATCCAGACGACGGGAGAGACTGTCATTATTACAAAGTTCTGCAGTCTGCCTCGGACTCTCGGGACAAAAAGGGTGAGGCTGAGGGTCAAAAGGAAGTTTGGCTGATGGAAGTATCACAACCTTCTGATTTCTGGTGTGGTGGTGAACCATACCCCGGCCCAGAAGTCAACATCTGA
- the LOC121553523 gene encoding early growth response protein 2b-like: protein MKRTLLVKKMTAKTIDKVCVPTSSFIHDIQEGIYSMEEEISASLPETGTGLKIDSYWKQHGHLGEPEGGDRLSEEKGTFELSFHGNFTQPPRTQAVAYTGKFSINSRGVGGYWNPGGVINVASADIRAAASSPVSALPSPDPPKLYAGTVSCTMAQSQHDINHMYAPPSYSCSGEMYQDQSTYLATSTCPMSYPQPSYSSYTSPKSTVDSALLTIMPDYSGFYQPNCQRDIQVFPDRKSLPYSLDSLRVPPPLTPLNTIRNFTLGGPATEGPCLPNPYNTPNLPLRPILRPRKYPNLPSKTPVHERPYPCPAESCDRRFSRSDELSRHVRIHTGHKPFQCRICMRSFSRSDHLTTHIRTHTGEKPFSCDHCGRKFARSDERRRHTKIHLRQKEKKSS, encoded by the exons ATGAAGCGCACACTCCTGGTAAAAAAAATGACAGCTAAAACTATTGACAAAGTTTGCGTACCCACCAGTAGTTTTATACACGACATTCAAGAGGGAATCTATTCAATGGAAGAGGAAATATCCGCATCATTGCCAGAGACGGGAACTGGGTTAAAAATTGATTCATATTGGAAACAGCACGGCCATTTGGGTGAACCTGAGGGGG GTGATCGTTTGAGTGAAGAAAAGGGCACCTTCGAGTTGTCTTTCCACGGCAACTTTACGCAGCCACCGCGCACTCAGGCTGTGGCATACACGGGGAAGTTCTCAATCAATTCCAGAGGTGTAGGAGGATACTGGAATCCCGGGGGTGTCATTAACGTAGCTAGTGCTGACATAAGGGCGGCAGCTTCATCCCCGGTGTCTGCCTTGCCCTCGCCTGACCCACCAAAGCTTTACGCAGGAACTGTGAGCTGCACCATGGCGCAGAGTCAACATGATATAAACCACATGTATGCCCCGCCGTCTTACTCTTGTAGCGGGGAAATGTACCAGGATCAATCAACCTACCTGGCAACCTCGACCTGCCCCATGTCCTATCCACAGCCATCATACTCCTCCTATACATCACCAAAGTCGACAGTGGACAGCGCGCTCTTAACCATCATGCCTGACTACAGCGGGTTCTACCAGCCAAACTGCCAACGAGACATCCAGGTATTTCCTGACAGGAAATCGTTACCATATTCACTGGACTCTCTGAGGGTTCCACCACCTCTGACACCTCTGAACACAATAAGGAATTTTACGCTTGGGGGACCTGCGACAGAGGGCCCTTGTCTACCCAATCCCTACAACACTCCGAATTTACCCCTAAGGCCAATATTGAGACCGAGAAAGTATCCAAACCTCCCGAGCAAAACGCCTGTCCATGAGCGACCATACCCTTGCCCGGCAGAGAGCTGCGATAGGAGGTTCTCCCGGTCAGACGAGCTGAGCAGACACGTCAGGATCCACACAGGGCACAAACCCTTCCAGTGTCGGATCTGCATGCGCAGTTTCAGTCGCAGTGACCACCTCACTACGCACATCCggacacacactggagaaaaacCCTTCTCCTGTGACCACTGTGGAAGAAAGTTTGCCAGGAGTGATGAAAGAAGGAGACACACGAAAATCCACttaagacagaaagagaaaaagtCATCATAA
- the LOC121553411 gene encoding kinesin-like protein KIF11, with protein MSTHNSFNVAKKDEKGRNIQVVVRCRPFNNAERKSASHGVIDTVENRKEINVRTGGIGDKAARKTYTFDMVFGPAAKQIDVYKSVVCPILDEVIGGYNCTVFAYGQTGTGKTFTMEGERSPNEEFTWEEDPLAGIIPRTLHQIFEKLSDNGTEFSVKVSLLEIYNEELFDLLSPFPDVTERLQLFDDPRNKRGVIIKGLEEITVHNKNEVYQILERGSAKRKTASTLMNAYSSRSHSVFSVTIHMKEITVDGEELVKIGKLNLVDLAGSENIGRSGAVDKRAREAGNINQSLLTLGRVITALVEKRPHVPYRESKLTRILQDSLGGRTKTSIIATVSPASINLEETLSTLDYANRAKNIMNKPEVNQKLTKRTLIKEYTEEIERLKRDLAATRDKNGVYLSSENYESMAAAISSQEEHITEYTDKIAAVEEEVKRVTELFEDSKEKLDQCTNDLEEKNQKLHETHKDLQETKQKLTEEEFIVSELASTEEKLYTTADKLLTTVDESTKDVSGLHAKLERKKKVEEHNSEIQMSFADRMDAMFSQMQNSVEDQRSKHQSMLDSYKTSVEGLLTVNDTAFKGAMATVATSFCSIKDLVADGMTKCQAKMMEQETLCVEAKNSLHQVLEQHKLELEVVLVAQVLPGLSAIMNMNDSLRKTLETHHALAAKMESMKVEMTSFFSGHAQDLAALRETATEGLGSLKTEHDNLKEQISRADKEHHTGMTQVIQCLQNQLSLLAMETQNNYAGLMSASDALQVPVQSLQQTLQTRCRESENQTATQKERLESTTASLISEVQQTAQEAQLTVEECSAYSSHLHSSLTQLSEKSLQWCASTKDGTDSQAHAQLTLIRDQTASTQTLLTSVAQSCEGRVQEMSGQLKQQQGTVEEGLGSMKEQMSLGQNTLEYHQTELKAHLEDGLARVHSFLSEELIQDVPTGATPQRREFVYPRLLAKSKNRAELLESLRHQQEVLQTALLHCDTVEEEEKQVDQDSLEDEVSSYNDDVTEPSYIDENLMCYENGRVPFFKKKKAGKKENKSLKRSKMTENESPATPLRSKLPLRCQN; from the exons ATGTCTACGCACAACTCGTTCAATGTCGCAAAAAAGGATGAGAAGGGGAGAAATATTCAAGTCGTTGTGAGATGCAG ACCCTTCAACAACGCGGAACGCAAGTCTGCCTCCCATGGAGTCATTGATACAGTTGAAAATCGAAAAGAGATCAATGTGCGAACGGGAGGGATTGGCGATAAGGCAGCTAGGAAAACGTACACCTTTGATATG GTGTTTGGTCCAGCTGCCAAACAAATCGACGTGTACAAAAGTGTTGTCTGCCCTATTTTGGATGAAGTGATAGGCGGATACAATTGTACAGTTTTTGC CTATGGCCAAACGGGAACAGGAAAGACTTTTACAATGGAAGGAGAAAGATCTCCAAATGAAGAATTTACATGGGAAGAG GATCCTCTTGCTGGTATCATTCCCCGGACACTTCATCAGATATTTGAGAAGCTGTCTGACAATGGGACAGAGTTTTCTGTCAAGGTTTCCTTGCTGGAGATCTACAATGAAGAGCTGTTTGACCTGCTGAGCCCTTTTCCCGACGTCACTGAACGACTTCAGTTGTTTGATGATCCACGTAACAAG AGGGGTGTTATCATCAAGGGCCTGGAGGAAATCACAGTACACAACAAAAATGAGGTTTACCAGATTCTGGAGCGTGGATCTGCCAAGAGAAAGACTGCCTCCACTCTCATGAATGCATACTCCAG CCGCTCTCACTCAGTGTTCTCCGTCACGATTCATATGAAGGAGATCACCGTTGATGGAGAGGAACTGGTCAAGATTGGAAAACTGAACTTG GTGGACCTTGCTGGCAGTGAGAACATCGGCCGCTCGGGGGCTGTGGACAAGCGGGCGCGCGAGGCTGGCAACATCAACCAGTCTCTGCTGACGCTGGGCAGGGTTATCACTGCACTGGTGGAGAAGAGGCCACACGTCCCCTACAGGGAGTCCAAACTCACCCGCATCCTACAGGACTCACTGGGAGGCCGCACCAAGACCTCCATCATTGCCACAGTTTCTCCAGCCTCCATCAATTTGGAG GAAACTCTGAGCACACTGGATTATGCCAACCGGGCCAAGAACATCATGAACAAGCCTGAGGTGAACCAGAAGTTGACCAAGAGAACTCTTAtcaag GAATACACAGAGGAAATTGAGCGTCTGAAACGGGATTTGGCTGCCACCCGTGACAAGAATGGAGTGTATCTGTCGTCTGAGAACTATGA GAGCATGGCAGCTGCGATATCTTCCCAAGAGGAGCATATAACAGAATATACTGACAAGATTGCAGCAGTGGAGGAGGAAGTGAAGAGG GTTACAGAGCTGTTTGAGGATAGCAAGGAGAAGCTGGACCAGTGCACAAATGACCTAGAGGAGAAGAACCAGAAGCTGCATGAGACTCACAAGGACCTGCAAGAGACCAAGCAGAAGCTCACTGAGGAGGAGTTTATAGTGTCTGAGCTGGCCTCCACTGAGGAGAAACTGTACACCACTGCAGACAAG TTGCTGACAACTGTTGATGAGAGCACCAAAGACGTGTCTGGCCTGCATGCCAAACTGGAGAGGAAGAAAAAGGTTGAGGAGCACAACTCTGAGATCCAGATGAGTTTCGCCGACCGCATGGATGCTATGTTCAGCCAGATGCAGAACTCTGTGGAAGACCAGCGCAGCAAGCACCAGAGCATGCTGGACTCATACAAAACCTCAGTTG AGGGTCTTCTCACAGTCAACGACACAGCTTTCAAAGGAGCCATGGCTACTGTAGCCACGTCCTTCTGCAGCATCAAAGACCTGGTAGCTGATGGCATGACCAAGTGTCAGGCTAAGATGATGGAGCAGGAGACGCTGTGTGTGGAGGCTAAAAACAGTCTGCACCAGGTTTTG GAGCAGCATAAGCTGGAGCTTGAGGTGGTCCTGGTAGCCCAGGTGTTGCCTGGTCTCAGTGCTATCATGAACATGAATGATAGCCTGAGGAAGACACTGGAGACCCACCATGCCCTGGCAGCTAAG ATGGAGTCCATGAAGGTGGAGATGACGTCGTTCTTTAGTGGCCATGCCCAGGACCTGGCTGCACTGAGGGAGACTGCAACAGAAGGTCTTGGCTCCCTAAAGACTGAGCACGACAACCTGAAGGAACAGATCAGCAGAGCAGACAAGGAGCACCATACG GGCATGACCCAGGTGATCCAGTGTCTGCAGAACCAGCTCAGCCTCCTGGCCATGGAGACCCAGAATAACTATGCCGGCCTGATGAGTGCCTCCGATGCCCTGCAGGTCCCTGTTCAGTCCCTTCAGCAGACCCTTCAAAC GAGATGCAGGGAATCTGAGAACCAGACCGCCACCCAAAAGGAGCGTCTAGAGTCTACTACCGCCAGCCTGATCTCTGAGGTCCAGCAGACTGCCCAGGAGGCTCAGCTCACGGTGGAGGAGTGCTCCGCCTACAGCAGCCACCTGCACAGCTCTCTGACCCAGCTGAGTGAGAAGAGTCTGCAGTGGTGTGCCTCCACCAAGGACGGCACTGACTCCCAGGCCCATGCTCAGCTCACCCTGATCAGAGACCAAACCGCCTCCACTCAGACCCTGCTAACG AGTGTGGCGCAGAGCTGTGAGGGGAGGGTCCAGGAGATGAGTGGGCAGCTGAAGCAGCAGCAGGGGACAGTGGAGGAGGGTCTGGGGTCCATGAAGGAGCAGATGTCACTGGGCCAGAACACCCTGGAATACCACCAGACAGAACTCAAGGCCCACCTGGAGGATGGCCTGGCCCGCGTCCACAGCTTCCTCAGTGAGGAGCTCATACAGGATGTCCCAACTG GTGCAACTCCTCAAAGGAGGGAGTTTGTGTACCCACGTCTCCTAGCCAAGTCGAAGAACCGAGCAGAACTGCTGGAGAGCCTCCGCCACCAGCAGGAGGTGCTGCAGACAGCGCTGTTGCACTGTGAcacagtggaggaggaggagaagcaggTTGATCAG